The genomic segment GAAGGAAGCGTCAAAAAAGAAGGAAtgacattattttatagtgGTGATAAAAACGGTAGACACATAAATCGAGTGGGTTTTCTAGTTAGTGAACTTTTACTACCCCATGTAAAGCATTTTGAACCAGTAAGCGACCGAATATGCTACATGCACATAGCTGATAAATCTGGTgacctaatattaaattgtgtgtATGCCCCCACTGAAACAGGACCCAATGATGAAAAGGAGGTGTTCTACGAAGAACTAGAAAGGACGTATGATAAATTTCCAAACCACtgctcaaaaatattgttaggaGATTTCAATGCCCAAGTTGGAAATGAGACAATGTACAAACCTACGGTTGGAGGAGAAAGTGCTCATGATATTAGAAATGGAAACGAATGAGACTTATTGAGTATGCTATCGCTAAGGACCTGATAATAACTAGCAAATTTTTTCCCAGAAAGCTTATACATAAGCACACTTGTACAGCTCCAAATAACGTTTACAAAAGCCAGGTAGACCAtgttttgataaacaaaaatcataGATCTAGTATTAGCAATATTAGATCACACAGAGGAGCTGATAGGGATTCTGACCACTTTTTAGTTCTAATCTGTTATAAAAAGTCAGTAACACGCAAACAGAAGTCGAATAAGAAGAACCAAGATGTTGTCCAGATACTAACTGATCTAATGAAGGCTAGTAAGCAGATGGGTCTGTCAGTTAACCAAGAAAAAACCAAATACATGTTTCTGTCAAGGAAGACGAAAAGCGAAGAGGACATGAAAGACTTGGAAGTGGATAGTCTAACCTTTCAACAAGTTAGCTCTTTTAAATATCTAGGCGTTAATGTAAATAACACAAATTGCATGCACGAAGAAATCAAGCTACGCCTTCAGTCTGCTAACAAAGCATACTTTGCTATGTTGTCCTTGTTTAAATCTAGGTTAATATCTAGAAAGACCAAAGAGaaactgtatacaatatatctaaGACAAATTGCTACTTATGGTTGTAATACATGGGCCACAACTGGAGGGGACTACAAAAAGCTCCTCATCTTTTAGAGaaaaaatttgagaaaaatttACGGGCCTGTTTTCGATGACAGTGAGCAAAAATGGCTAAGGAGGTCAAATGTGGATCTGAAGAATCTTTATCCAAAAGAGGACATAGTGCAGTTCGTAAGGAGTTCAAGACTAGCTTGGGCTGGGCAAGCGTTGAGAGCTGATGGATCCCTCATAAAGATGGTTATGGTAAATCAAATAGATCTGAAAAGACCAAGGGGACGCCCAAGGCAAAGATGGCTAGATGTAGTTAGAAGAGATATAGAGGAGTTAAAGCCGGATTAGGATGAAAACTTAGATCTAGCCTACGCAAGAGATGTTTGGGGAGAACTGGTTTTAGAAGCAAAGAGCCTAAATGGCTcgtaaaagctaaaaaaaaaaaaaacgtttacgaggattcagaaatagctttgttatctttgcaaacgttaaattcattttcaaatatGATAAATGCAACTAATAACCGACTGAAAATAGAAGTAATTCCttcaaagagaaaaaaattaattttcacatttttgaattttgtttggaAGACGGATGCTATGAAATAGaagatattaacaataatattgcaaaaGAGTTATCCCGAGTTAATAACGACTACGGAACATAGCTAGCATACAGTGTACGTATTGATCCTGTCGATTTTAgaacgtataggtataaaatggaATGGAATACTttcgattttaatatttcatatagtaTAGCACCTGTTTTTGGGTTTAAATAGATAGATTGTGGTCCATTTTATGAAGATCGTCGATCGGATAaagctgtaaatttaaacacaattaatcctgtaaaagtaatgtgtaatatagcacATGGGTCATTCAACATCCAACTTCAATGTCATTCGATATATGAATTTTACCCGAGTGGGAGAACAGGAACAAAGGTTGTTCAATCTCCGGTAAACCTTATATATTACGGATTAAacaaaacagatattaattcaattactgTTCAGTTAGTTGACCAAAACAATAATCCAATTGACAATTTTAACGAGACGTTAACAGTTGTTCTGCATATTAAGCGTCACGGATctcatcattaaatttatatcttagATTTTGTAATGTACGAGTCAGTTACTTTAAGTTTAACTGGGAATGCTAccatattatctgtaaattattttccgcctataaatcattaaaatgacTCAGAAATAGCTTTGTCATGTTTACAGTCATTcccaaatattaatgaaaatattaatacattttgtatacaagtAGTTgacaatgaaaacaataattttcctATGATGTGTTTTATTACATTGGAAGAGGGTTGTTATGATATTGAAGATATTAAGCAACGAGTTAGAAAGCAAATAGATgtctataatagtaaaaacttaacaatttaacattcgACATTACGGTTGATCCTAATGATTTCAGatggtatataaaatgtaatgggatACTACACTTTGAGTATCCATACTAGCTTTTTTGGAAACTTGAATTCCCTAAGAATATTGATTAAGCTTGCTCTGTGGATAGAGTCATAGGTTTTCTTGAaatccaaaattaatatatacacgtCTTTATTGAACTCCCAAATTTTTTGAAGGGTCTGCCTAATCA from the Acyrthosiphon pisum isolate AL4f chromosome X, pea_aphid_22Mar2018_4r6ur, whole genome shotgun sequence genome contains:
- the LOC103311388 gene encoding uncharacterized protein LOC103311388 yields the protein MTLFYSGDKNGRHINRVGFLVSELLLPHVKHFEPVSDRICYMHIADKSGDLILNCVYAPTETGPNDEKEVFYEELERTYDKFPNHCSKILLGDFNAQVGNETMYKPTVGGESAHDIRNGNE